Sequence from the Mauremys mutica isolate MM-2020 ecotype Southern chromosome 2, ASM2049712v1, whole genome shotgun sequence genome:
cctggCCGTGCTGCATGTCTCCTCGAacattcctctgcaccccactgTGGTGTGCACCCACAGTTTGGGGGCCACTGTATTAGATGGAATGCTGACATTCAAACAGCACATCAAGAAGCTAAAAAGGAAAGTTAACTCCAGGAATTGTGTACTCCAGAAACTGGCCCACATTAAATGGGGAGCTAACCCTATAACACTCCGAGCAACCAGTCTTGTCCTGTGTTACTCAGCAGCGGAGTACTATGGCCCAGTATGGTCTCGCTCAAGTCGGGCACACAAAATTGATAATGAATTCTCTCAATCCCAGAGGTTCATTGCAGGGACTTTGAAACCAACTCCCACGCTGTCTGTAAACTGCCTTGTGAGAATTGCCAGAGAGGCAGGATGCCttcaataataatgataataatacttccctatgaAGCAGCTTGCATCAGAGTTTAATTCAAACTGCGGCATATATATGTTACTTCTATTTCTCCTTAATAAAAGGCTGTGTTTGACTGAACtatatgtagggccctaccaaattcatggccatgaaaaatgcatcacagaccatgaaatctggtctcccgcccatgaaatctggtcttttgtgtgcttttaccctgtactacacagatttcacagggagaccagtgtttcttaaactggggatcctgacccaagaGGGAGTTGCGAGTGGAAGGGTGtcaaaggttattttaggggggtcgtggtattgccacccttacttctacactaccttcagagctgtgcagctgaagagcggcggctgctggctgggcacccagctctgaaggcagcaccctgccagcagcaacatagaagggtggcaatactgagTGACAGCCACTGCCTgagtgcccagctctgcaggcagcaacgcagaagtaagggtggcagtaccataccatgccatccttacttctgtgctgctgctgctggcagcagctctgccttcagaactgggcttcCGGCCAGcggccaccactctctggccctCCAGCTCTAAAGGCACCACCgccatcagcagcagtgcagaagtaagggtagtagtaccacaacccctccccccccgcaataATCTTGTgatccctacacacacacacaactcctttatgggtcagaatccctacaattacaacacagtggaatttcaaatttaaatagctgaaatcatgaaatttatgatttttaaaatcctatgaccatgaaattgaccaaaatggaccatgaatttggtagggtcctaactATATGTCAAAAATGTCTGTGTCAAACACATGCCACATTATCAGTACCATCTATCCTGGGCATAATTAATTTGAAACTCTTTTTTGTCATCAAAGCAATATTGTAGAAAAAAAGTATGGAGGCACATTAGGGCTTCAGTTAAAGTTGAGTTCAGACCCTACACTTACAGCAGGGATTTGGCCTTTTTGTTTTGCATGAAATATACAGCGTATCCTCTTCAGAGCTTATTCTTTGATTATTGAAACTATTTTCTGAGAATATTTAATGAATGTGTTAACTCTTTTTAACAGCAGTTTTTAATCAGCTTCAGCCTCTGTTCTCATGAAACACCTAGATTAGCTGAAATAAACTTTCTACACAGGGTACACTTTCATTACAGTACTTAGAAGTTTGCTCTAGAGATTTAGTTTCTGAACCTGCAAAAGATTTAGGCACACACTTAAAGTTAAGCTAAAGTTATCCTTTGTGGAACTGGGCCTTAATGATCAGTTTCATTAACCTCTTGAGAATATTTTGGGCCAGATCTTTGATCTCAATCTAgcctctttacaccactctggtgGTGCATGGAAGACAGAAAGCCCATATCCCAAACCAGCCATCTGGGGCAGTTTCTACTTTTTCCTGTTCTCTGTGTAGAGTGCATGCTGGGGGGCAGGCTGAGGGTGTGGATGGAGCATGCTGTGTTCCTCAGCTAGTGTTACTAAGCAGAGGACATATATAGAGGGTAGAACCAACCCAAGAATCAGGCTGCCACAAAATGACTCCTCGGTCTGCATCTTCTCCTCACAGCTGTGCCTAGCCTGGTGCAGCTGAGAATTCAGCCCATTTACTTTACAATGTACCAAGGTCCTAGCAGTTGCCCTTAGAAGAGTTTGGGCTTGGGACAAACATGAGTGCCCCATCCACATGATGACACACGCATGAAACGTCCTCGGTATTTTGCTATATTGTAAAAGCAAGAGACATATTGGTGCATCAAGAgatccacacacaaaaatgtcAAGAGAGAAGCCAGGTAGGCTGGTTTTGAAACTCTGAAACACTATAGCTCCTACCAAACTTTAAGTACTAAAGCCATCATGAGGATTTCTGAAAGCTGTGACTTACTGGAGGTATGCAAAAGATCAAACCATCTGATTTAATAAATAGCATGTAGAACTGGAAATTCAACCTTCTTCTCGATTAGAAAAGGGAAttgctgtaataataataataattaataataattaaaacctTGTTCTTATATAGTCCGTTTCATCAATAAATCTCAGAGCAtttcaatctttaatgtatttatctgcaCAACCCCTCTGTGAGGTAGAACagtgttattatccccattttacaaatgaggaacttAGATAGGGAGGCTAAGTGACAtgcacaaggtcacacagaaggtctgtggcagaacagggaaaaCTAACTCTGTGTAGCCTAAATCTTTTCAGTATTTTAAATTGTTTCCTTCTTTCAGATCAAGGTTACATCTACTAAAAAGCATAAATATTGGATCAAAACTACAACTGGTCAAAATAGTAGAAAAAGTTTTCTATGAACATTCATTTGAATCTGAAGGCAAATTTTGCTTCATTTGTGTTTGTGACCCTTTTGGGAGTGTTTCCCATGAGCCCTCAAGGTTTATTAGTGTGAATCTTTATGAAAAGCAAATGTTACATTCAAATGCTCAGATATTCAACAAAAGTGAATTTTGAATTGTATCCTTGATTGTAAAATTCCCAACCCATGCTGTGCTGGTTAGTTAAATAAGTCATCCAACCAGGAAACATAAAGTGTAACAAATCGAGACAACATGAATGGCAAATATTCTCAAAGAACTATCCGACCAAGAATTGTCTGCAGACCAAGAATTACACTCTTTACAACCTGTTTGTGtaccacctagcacaatgggtccctgatcTTGATCGGAGCCtatgggtgctactgtaatgtaAAGAATATATGTCTGCCTGACTATTTTTTATGCGGCTGGCCATTACTGCGGTATCTATGTACGGTACATTCCAGGAAGAGTTCTTCACCGAAGAAAATAGTGAATAATTGTATATAACATATACGAGAATTCCATGCTCTCGTTTGCAGCTGATTTGTGAACAACGATTAAATGCGTTGCATAAATTATTAATTGTGAATTATTGACTCAACTCAAATCAGAACCCAAAGTATCAGCTTGAATTTTATTTACTCCATTATAATTTTGCGCCCTGATTTTCTCTTGTGTGCTGCTATGTAACTGACTAACCAGGTTTGCCAGCCTGATCTGAGATCCGCAGCACCTCTAGCTGGCTAGATATACTTCAGGAAGCAAACAAATCGGGTGAAGACAACACTCCTCCATGTGCTCTGCCCGAGCCCATGTGAAATGAGTGTGCTGGAGCACTGAAGTATGAAGTGTTGTGGTGATGTTATCTCTCCCCATCTCTTCCGTCTTGCTCTGGTGGGCTTCCCTCTCAGACTGAAACACAAGGAGCGTAACATGGTGTTTTCTCCTAGCTGCTTGTTAATCCAGCTAATTTGTTCCAAGAGAAGAAATAAACTGCAGACCTAACAGCATCCGAAATTCTGAGCATCCCACTCAAGCActatttaaaaatcagaattcaaaaacaagtatttttcatatatatatatatatattttatatataaaagccccttcccctccccaaggCTGATTGACACAGTGAGCAGAATCCGTGTTCTCACACCACAAGGTATCTATTACATGAGAACTTTCTTCTGGCGCCAGGAGGTATTTAGAGAGTTTGCTTGGCGATTCCATAGGGGAAAGTGTGCTGAAAGTTAGGGATACCTGAGCAAAACTGACTACCAGCCAAACTCTGGGGAAAAGTAATGAGCCTTAGCAATTAATAATGTCTCCTTTTCTTTCCAAAGTTATTAAATCTGAAACTAAACCAACGCACAGAATCAACTAAAAACTAATTAATTCCGCAAACAAGAGGGTCCTGAGTATTGGTCAATGCAATTAACACAATGGACAGTGTTTGCTCGCCGTGTGTATTTTAAGAATTCTGGAATCTGACTGTTCGAAAGCTAAACAtgttcctttttatttaaaaaaaagcctcttTTATTTATGTTCTGTAGATCGAAGTAAACGGGGAGATAATTAATTATTTTCTGTTGCACAACACATACATACTTTAGGAATTTTATATCTCTTGGACGTTGTATATTTGAGTAAACATATAGTATGCTGAAGGTATTGATCGAGAGATATAGGTATGAATATATTTGTGAGAAATTAGAAAAGCAATGACATTTTTCCCTTAAATAGCTAAATCTAACACATATAGCTAAGAAATCGGACAAATGGCTGGAGTAAAATATAAAAATCCCAGGACATCATAATTAATGTAAACTCTCCAGCAAGATCTTGGAAAGTTCTTGCTCAGGGAAAGCTTCCCTTTACGTCAGGATCCGACTCTGTGTTGCATCTTCTTGATCTCTTTCTTTTCTGTGCCATCTCTCCTCGTGGCACACACTGCTTTTGGAAATGTTTCCATATCGTTGATTCTCACTCTGCATTCGTTCCCATTGAAGAGGTATTGTTGTCAAACTGCACTTGGTAAACACACTAACGCTAATGATCTAGCATCATCAGGTGTTTCCGTTTTTAAATCCTGGACTTAACATTCATTTGCCAAGTGTATTCTTTGATGATGTGCTCTGGTGAGGAGTTCCGCGCCTACTATGCAGAATAAAGTCGAGTAAATAATTTTCTTACTTTTCTTTCAGGGGTTCATTTAACACTTGTTTGTTTTAGTTGACATGGCTTAACCCATTCACTAGggttttcttcttctcctcctcctctccaaatATCGCGGAAAGGCAACTCTTTGTGAAACCACCGCGttgtcttttttttctctttcgtTTGTGAATAACCTTTCAGGTTCGAGTTTCCTGGATTTCTGTGTGATACTTTCATTAGAATGTCCAAGTCTAAACGAACATTGTTGTCCTTAGCTCGGATCGTCACTTAAAGGCTCCACACAGACATATACACGCTTTATTAGTGTCCACGTCGTGTGGTCAGGAGCGCTAAAGGAgcggggtcagatcctcagcccgTGTAAATGGAGTAGGATGAGACTCTGGCCCAagatgggggggggttggtttggtttggtttggttttttggaaAGTATGAGAGGGAAGTCGGTTTTATGACTGCTGTGCAACCCTGATCTTACCAAACGTCTGGCTCAATGCCAGGACACTAAGCAATGGTGTTTAGTAAACCCCGTATGGGTGGTTCTTGGTGGTTCTAGCAGCGACGGGTATTTCTGTGGAGTTTAACTGTACTGAGTGAAAAGCACAGTATTCTCGCTTCCTTGAACACCTTTTCGATGCACAATGTACCCTTTCCCTTTGAAACTGAGGCGATCCACGAAGTATCACAGCATGAAGTATTTTTGTCCTGGGGTAGCAAGTATTAACGaagtcatttcccctccctcGGAGAACAGAGCACTGCTCTCAGCGCAGCTCACCATATCAGTACTGCAAAATTATTGGAAAACAGGAGGGATTCAATTCTGACCTCCCAGAATTTGACAAAATACATGTTCCTCTCATGCAATGACCTCACAATACGGGTAGCAAAGAGGGAATCTCGTGGAAATCGTGCCTTGGCAGCACGTTCCTTCCTTTTTGTATAATGTTCAGGTTGTTTCTTTTAATACAAATTATTACACATTCTTTTTGTCTATAGGATCAGCAGTGCCCCTGAATTCTTTTTCAGTTGCTAGGTCTCTCCCTTGTGTCATGTTTAGGCTGCTTGGTGTATGCTCTGTACAGCTTCTATAGTCAGACACACTCCCTCCTCCAACCACTCTCGCGATGTTATCATTTCCTACTTAGTCCAGAACTATAGCAAGAACAACAAAACCCACCCTTTTAAACTCATTTACCTAGCGCTCTCCAAGAGCTGAAAAACTATATTTCTCTTCATGGTGAGAGATTTGCTGTGGCTAGATACGTTGCAACCACACATGCCAGAGAGAACCCATCAGTTAAGACATCCGATCATTATATGTTTTATATAAATGACGTCCTGCCACCCCAGTTTTATGGATCCATAGATACAAACTAACTATATGATATAAACGTCTCTTAAATTCACAGGAAAATTGGGTCTGCAGTACTTCTCCTACAATGGTTAAGTGATTTCTGACATTTTGTTCTGTTCTAAAATATTGTTTGAGAAGAAAAATCCATAcgctccctcctccccagtaCTCTGACACACAAACAGCCTTCCATGCCGTTAAAGCATGTACTTTGACCAGAAATAAAGCGGGGGCATTGTACAGCTTTCCCAGCAATCAGCAGCACATGTCATGTTTGGGCAGTGGCCTGCATGATGCCGAGCGGTCCTGACTGGAGTTCCTAGGCACTAAGGtgatacaaatttaaaaaatgagaacgAGTCACTATAAAGACAAGAAGCCAAACTCTGTTTTTATGGATTCAAATCTATCCATTTATTCTGAGTTATTTACCAAAACTCCTATCCAGAGCTCTAGAATCAAGCCACATGCAAAAATTAAGGAAAATACTTAGTAGTTTCTGGCATATTGCCAAAACATAAAATCCTCCCAACCCCACACAAGCCAGGACTCTCCTACCACTTTCTCACGGAAAACTTAAGGGAATAGATTTTCGATGTGGCATCTCCTTAAAGTCAACAAATATGGCAGGTCAACAAGAGAAAGCGAGTTCCAGAGTTCCCTGAAGAAGGCCCTATCTCCAGCTCTCTCCCCATCTAGACGTTACTTCTGTGTGTCTACCTTGGTGTTTATACTTGGCTCTGCGACATTCGGGTGTCATAGTGTTACACAGAGAGGGCAGAGGTCTTACACATTGGAGCGGTACTGAATTCAAAGAGAGCAGGGTTTGGTTCAATATTTGTTCACACTGTGCCTCCTAACTGAGTAGTAGaacccccattgaagtcaacgacTTCATACCTGGTAATTGAGAGAGAATTCTGGCTCAGTCTTGTAATGAAATATTCCTTGTTCAGTATTCGAGAGAGCATGCACTATTGGAGGATTAaagtatttgttaaaaaaaatgaatgtaaGCATGACGTAACGCTCTGGCCCCATTAAAGAATTTATTCTGAAACTGATATGCTGGTCAAGCGTATAAGCAATTTAGTGAATTCAAGGGACTAAATTCTATTTTGTAAATCCGGAATATCTCCTTAgacttcaatagagttactccCGATTTGCACCACTGGCGATTTTGGCCCAAGATCTGTAATAACCAGTAATTGAGCATAGAGATTGTCTATTCTCCCTCTCCATTTTTCAGGCGGTTTAATCAGATGAAATGAACAAGCAATTAGACTTTAATTCGCTGAGGAAGCGCAAGGAGTGAAAGGTTAGATTTGCCAATATAGCTTTTAAGGCTGGGTACCATTTTCCTCTCTGTTTAGAGAAATCCAGCACTTTTTCTCCATTAATCTTTAGCAAAGAAAGCGTCCAGACCGCACCTGAATAAACAATCCAGactgggaaaaaaagaaaacttatATATGTGCCCCTGATGTGTGTCTCTCACTCTGTATTTATATTGATAGTGTGCACTAATAGGTAACGCATAGTAAAGTCCTGCTGAGAAAAATCCATCGCCTCATCTTATTTCCCCTACCACTGTAGCCTTATGTGTAGGACAGAAAGCAAGCACCCAGAGTCAACCCAAGTTCAAGAGATCCAGTTGCAAGTATCATTCGTGTGTTTCAGCGGTTCAACGAATATTGTTGTCAAGTTTCACTTGGAAAGTTTGCCATAAAATATCCTTCTGTTGAGTCACGCCCCTATTGATGAAGACATTTATACAACGTTAAGTGCCCCCAGAGTAAGACCGCAAAACTCGTGAGGAGCAAATTACAAAGTGCTGGGTGAAACTGGTCATGAAAACAAGGAGAATTGTGCCAGGAATTGTAGCAAAGGGGAAGTTGCCATATTGGTCGAGAGATAAATGTATCGAAAAGATTAAGGAGCAAGATTTAAGACAGCTCTTTCCACCTGTTATAACCATCAGAGCCATACATTCTCTGCAAACTGGAACATTTATTCTAGTTAATTGTATCCAGACAGGGTCGAGGAGGCCAATGAAATAAACAAGAGTTGGGTCTTCATTTTAGGAAGATTTTTATTCTGCTTCTATCAAACTTATTTCTATATTGCATTTGTATATTACCATTTCCAGTGGACTGAGTATTTTCCCCTGTGCAGTGCTACATGAGAACTGCAAAACGGAATGTGCAAACTCTGATGAACTTTACAGGAAAGCTGCCTTGTTTAAGTTCATATATGTAACAGAACTATACGGATTCCAGATCGGTTTGATTCAATTAAGATTGCTGTAGGGGAGAAGAAATCTCCAGACCCATTTATATCCGTTTGCCACTTTCTATACCTTTGTGCAAGTTATTCGCAATGCCAAGATATATGTCATTTCTTTTTAGTGACTTTTAACTACattactcatttaaaaaaaaactacttgGTTTTCAGCTATAGTATTGTTTGCTCTCTTGCTCTCCATCGCCTACAGCCCGCGCACAGTGAATAGCAAAGTCACTGCCTATAATCAGTGAGGGCCACGTCCGTAACAGGTGGAACTCCACTTATAGCAGGGGTGCTACAGCCACTGTAGGTTTGGCCTATTGCCGACCATTGCAGAGCCGTCCCGAAAAATGGGGCCAGGTATCTTCGATCTAGTCTTACTCGGAAAGCCCTGAAAGACGAAGGGGATTTGCCTGTAAGTTTTTTGGGGCAGTGTCGCCGTAAAGCGCCGGTCACTCTGTTGCAGCGACAGGTACATGATGATAATACGACAGAGCTGTCAGTCCCCACCGGACGCTTGGCCTGGGCGAGGACGGCAGGATCACCACTCTGCGGTTTCGGGTCCCGGGCCAGGCAGTGGGGATGTCCctgccagccccatccccccgGAGCTTGGGGGTTTCGGGGCATCTGGGAATCGCAGACTGTGCCGACAGGGGGCAGTGGCGCCTCCCgaagcacaggtgctggaacctgggggggtggggtgcagcacCTCGGGCCTGGCGTGAAGTGGTTTCCCTTAGATACTGGGTTCCCCTTTGGTTCAGTGGCGCTCAGCACCCCCGCTATATACATTGTTCCCGCACCGGCCCAAAGcgcccgcagctccggcccgCGGGAGGGGTtgaccccttcctccccagcccccgctccGGCTCCCACAGCAGCGCCGGGGTCCCTGGCGGGGCGGCTGGACACACCCTGCggcgctggggcagggctcaggcgctgctggggggggcctcaggcgctgctgggggggggggctccgggcGTGTTGCCCGTTGCCGTGTGTGCgcagggaggcgggggagggaccccccagccctttgccctccccctctgcagctggTCCGCTCCGGACCCCCGGCTATATAGCCCCGTCGGCGGGGGGCATCCCGCCGAGCCTCCCGGCGCGGGGTGAGGGCGGGGCGGCCGCGGGGCTCGGCTGGGCTGGGCGGACTCCTCGCCTGCGCTGCCTGCCCGCCCGGCGCCGCTGCCCCCGAGCCCGTCTCTCCCCGGGGAAGGGCGCGTGCCATGTCCACGGGCTCGGCCAGCGACGCGGAGGAGCTGCCCGCCATGGAGCtgcgggggctgcagctgggctaCCCGCCGCCCGCCGCCCAGCGCCAGCCCCGCGGCCCGCTCTACCCCTCGGCGGACCAGTCCTCCGcggccgaggaggaggaggacgaggaggaggaagaggaggacggcGAGGGGCGCTGCGCGGCGGCCGGGCCGGCCGGGGGCTGCAAGAGGAAGCGGGCCCGGGCGGGCGGCAagaagccgccgccgccgccgctgctgcccAGGGGCGCGTCGGGCGAGTGCAAGCAGTCGCAGCGCAACGCGGCCAACGCCCGCGAGCGGGCCCGCATGCGGGTGCTGAGCAAGGCGTTCTCCCGCCTCAAGACCAGCCTGCCCTGGGTGCCGCCCGACACCAAGCTCTCCAAGCTGGACACGCTGCGCCTGGCGTCCAGCTACATCGCCCACCTCcggcagctgctgcaggaggatCGCTACGAGAACGGCTACGTGCACCCTGTC
This genomic interval carries:
- the MSC gene encoding musculin codes for the protein MSTGSASDAEELPAMELRGLQLGYPPPAAQRQPRGPLYPSADQSSAAEEEEDEEEEEEDGEGRCAAAGPAGGCKRKRARAGGKKPPPPPLLPRGASGECKQSQRNAANARERARMRVLSKAFSRLKTSLPWVPPDTKLSKLDTLRLASSYIAHLRQLLQEDRYENGYVHPVNLTWPFVVSGRPESDTKEVSTANRLCGTTA